A window from Chryseobacterium vaccae encodes these proteins:
- a CDS encoding bestrophin family protein — protein sequence MHSGKRFGAREFAKWTRQSIYVLTILSAIPTILYFFGWKFLSVPWQPIAIMGTAVAFIVGFKNNASYSRLWEARQIYGSIINDSRSFGYILRDALTAKDPKKVKEMFLRHYAWLTALRFQLREPRVWENMGTAQFDEYAKKYEIPERTSKLEDELKKYLAEDELQYILSKKNRATQLMAAQSRELSEAYAKGDINDFQWTQINQQLVKFTDDQGKAERIKNFPYPRNFSSITTYLLLLFILFVPFGLLKELDKLGDGTVLEGWTLWFNIPFSLLVTWCFHTLDSVGEASVNPFEGSPNDVPITQISRTIEIDMRDMLDESDLPPAIAPKNNIVM from the coding sequence ATGCACTCAGGGAAAAGGTTCGGAGCCCGCGAATTCGCAAAATGGACGAGGCAGAGTATCTACGTTTTAACAATATTGTCGGCAATTCCCACAATATTATACTTTTTTGGTTGGAAATTTCTTTCAGTCCCCTGGCAGCCGATTGCGATTATGGGAACAGCCGTCGCATTCATTGTCGGATTTAAGAATAATGCCAGCTACAGCAGGTTATGGGAAGCCAGACAGATCTATGGCTCCATCATCAATGACAGCCGGAGTTTCGGGTATATACTGAGGGATGCTCTTACAGCAAAAGATCCAAAAAAAGTAAAAGAAATGTTTCTCCGTCATTATGCATGGCTTACTGCGCTCCGTTTCCAACTTAGGGAGCCGAGAGTATGGGAAAATATGGGAACCGCACAATTTGATGAATACGCTAAGAAGTATGAAATTCCGGAACGCACTTCAAAGCTGGAAGACGAATTGAAAAAATACCTTGCCGAAGATGAACTTCAATACATTCTGAGTAAGAAAAACAGGGCCACTCAATTAATGGCTGCTCAGAGCAGGGAACTTTCAGAAGCCTATGCCAAGGGAGATATTAATGATTTCCAATGGACGCAGATCAATCAGCAGCTGGTAAAATTTACCGATGATCAGGGGAAAGCAGAAAGAATTAAAAACTTTCCGTATCCGAGAAACTTTTCCTCCATTACTACTTACCTTTTGCTGCTTTTCATTCTTTTCGTACCATTCGGATTATTGAAAGAGCTTGATAAACTGGGCGACGGAACAGTGCTGGAAGGCTGGACTTTATGGTTCAATATTCCGTTTTCGTTATTGGTGACATGGTGCTTTCACACATTAGACAGCGTGGGAGAAGCTTCTGTCAATCCTTTTGAAGGAAGCCCTAATGATGTGCCGATTACCCAGATCAGCAGAACGATTGAAATTGATATGAGAGATATGCTGGATGAGTCCGATCTTCCGCCAGCCATTGCTCCGAAGAATAATATCGTGATGTAA
- a CDS encoding DUF2490 domain-containing protein has product MRKVFTKLALTVLSLGSISAWAQKNDLGAWYMYFGNNKISKKLNWHNEIQYRNFDAVGDLEQLLIRTGVGYDLTENNNNVLLGYGFILSQPYVNGEKKENIEHRIFQQYITKQKFGRFNLQHRYRLEERFLESDFRMRFRYMLGLNIPITQKEMLPKSLYASVYNEIFLHFDSPVFDRNRVYGALGYVINKNMRIEAGYMNQIQENRNRGQIQIGFYNNIPFTKN; this is encoded by the coding sequence ATGAGAAAGGTTTTTACGAAGCTGGCATTAACAGTATTAAGTCTTGGATCAATAAGTGCATGGGCACAGAAGAATGACCTGGGAGCATGGTATATGTATTTCGGAAATAACAAGATCAGCAAAAAGCTGAACTGGCATAACGAAATCCAGTACCGGAACTTTGATGCAGTGGGAGACCTTGAACAGCTTTTGATCCGTACCGGGGTAGGATATGATCTTACCGAGAATAATAACAATGTGCTGTTGGGATATGGATTTATTTTAAGCCAGCCTTACGTAAACGGTGAAAAAAAAGAAAATATTGAGCACAGGATCTTCCAGCAGTATATCACCAAGCAGAAATTTGGGCGCTTCAACCTGCAGCACCGATATCGCTTGGAAGAGCGCTTCCTGGAAAGCGATTTCAGAATGAGATTCCGTTATATGCTGGGATTGAATATTCCTATCACTCAAAAAGAAATGCTGCCGAAATCTCTCTATGCATCAGTCTATAACGAGATTTTCCTGCATTTTGACAGCCCGGTGTTCGACAGAAACAGAGTATACGGGGCATTGGGATATGTAATCAATAAAAACATGAGGATTGAAGCCGGATATATGAACCAGATTCAGGAAAACAGAAATCGCGGACAGATTCAGATCGGTTTTTATAATAATATTCCGTTTACCAAAAACTAA
- a CDS encoding DUF1398 domain-containing protein: protein MKFTIDDIKAEHQKVKSGADFPKYIQALKELGVSNYTAYVADGNTDYFDEDNQLATTGKKDDGVRSISEAVKLEDFIKRLKLHQQGGTDYVTFCNDCAENGIEGWKMDLDAMTCTYFDKKGNDVLLEHIPGRD, encoded by the coding sequence ATGAAATTTACCATTGATGATATTAAAGCTGAGCACCAAAAAGTAAAAAGCGGTGCCGATTTTCCGAAATATATTCAGGCATTGAAAGAACTGGGAGTTTCCAATTATACGGCCTATGTTGCTGACGGAAATACAGATTACTTTGATGAAGATAATCAGTTGGCAACTACAGGAAAGAAAGATGATGGGGTAAGAAGTATTTCCGAAGCAGTAAAACTTGAAGACTTTATTAAAAGATTAAAACTTCACCAGCAGGGAGGAACAGATTATGTCACTTTCTGTAATGACTGTGCAGAAAACGGGATAGAAGGCTGGAAAATGGACCTTGATGCGATGACCTGTACTTATTTTGATAAAAAAGGAAATGATGTCCTGCTGGAGCATATTCCGGGCAGAGATTAG
- a CDS encoding VOC family protein encodes MATVNVYLTFNGNCREAFDFYKSVFGGEYPYIGTFGEMPPMDGKETPEEDKDKIMHVSLPISKETILMGSDTGGEWSSGFKAGNNFSISINAESKEEADKLFAGLSAGGQVTMPMADTFWGAYFGMFTDKFGIGWMVNYDDPAKMQQHP; translated from the coding sequence ATGGCAACAGTAAACGTTTATTTAACATTCAACGGCAATTGCAGAGAAGCATTTGATTTCTATAAATCAGTGTTCGGCGGTGAATATCCTTATATCGGAACTTTCGGAGAAATGCCTCCTATGGACGGAAAAGAAACTCCCGAAGAAGATAAAGACAAAATTATGCATGTTTCTCTTCCTATTTCCAAAGAAACCATTTTAATGGGAAGCGATACTGGTGGAGAATGGTCTTCCGGTTTCAAAGCTGGGAACAATTTTTCAATCTCTATAAATGCAGAGTCTAAAGAAGAAGCAGACAAATTATTTGCAGGACTTTCTGCTGGCGGGCAGGTAACAATGCCAATGGCAGATACTTTCTGGGGAGCTTATTTCGGAATGTTCACCGATAAGTTCGGAATTGGCTGGATGGTCAATTATGATGATCCTGCAAAAATGCAGCAGCATCCTTAA
- a CDS encoding VOC family protein — MRLGVFSLSLSVKDLQKSKDFYEKLGFSAMGGNMDQNYLIMKNGNTLIGLFQAMFDGNMLTFNPGWDENAQNLESFDDVREIQKHLKENGIELDKSADETTSGPEHIFLKDPDGNMILIDQHR, encoded by the coding sequence ATGAGATTAGGAGTATTCTCACTCAGCTTAAGCGTAAAAGACCTTCAGAAATCCAAAGATTTTTATGAAAAGCTGGGATTCTCTGCTATGGGCGGAAATATGGATCAGAACTACCTGATCATGAAAAACGGAAACACATTGATCGGTCTGTTTCAGGCGATGTTCGATGGAAATATGCTTACCTTCAACCCTGGTTGGGACGAAAATGCCCAAAACCTGGAGTCTTTTGATGATGTCCGGGAGATTCAGAAACATTTAAAGGAAAATGGAATTGAACTTGATAAATCTGCTGATGAAACCACTTCGGGCCCGGAACATATTTTCCTGAAAGATCCGGATGGAAACATGATCCTGATTGATCAGCACAGATAA
- a CDS encoding DUF1569 domain-containing protein, which yields MENVFDAKDAQNYIDRINKLVEDTHGLWGKMTVDQMLAHCSISYEMVYEPEKHKKPGAIAKFILKTFVKPKVVGEKAYPRDSPTAPQFLISGRKNFEEEKKRLIGFIQKTQQLGPDAFDGKESFSFGKLTAQEWNNMFAKHLNHHLSQFGV from the coding sequence ATGGAAAATGTATTTGATGCAAAAGATGCTCAGAATTATATAGATAGAATAAACAAACTTGTTGAAGATACCCATGGTTTATGGGGCAAAATGACAGTGGACCAGATGCTGGCACACTGCAGTATATCTTATGAAATGGTATACGAACCTGAAAAACATAAGAAGCCGGGAGCCATTGCCAAATTCATTCTGAAAACTTTTGTAAAACCTAAAGTAGTGGGAGAAAAAGCATATCCTAGAGATTCTCCTACAGCTCCGCAGTTTCTGATCTCCGGAAGAAAAAATTTCGAAGAAGAAAAGAAAAGACTAATCGGGTTTATCCAGAAAACACAGCAGCTGGGTCCGGATGCTTTTGATGGCAAAGAATCTTTTTCTTTTGGAAAACTTACCGCTCAGGAATGGAATAATATGTTTGCGAAACATCTGAACCATCACCTGTCTCAGTTCGGAGTTTAA
- a CDS encoding ABC transporter permease: MKEFFRLLKREFKLFIGNSTLRTVFFLAPVFYATLLGFVYKSGKVENTPVLVIDRDNTPLSSQLTDMLDDNKSIRIIKYVQEPLSMKDEVIRHEAAAVVVIPSRFEADMLQKKYPELNVYINTGNVLTANFASKALQLTIGTFSAGASIKALQKAGMPATKAATQYEPFKANYITLFNTTGNYLIFMWPAMLAVVLQQVILLAMAVSFAAEFERGSFVKEYLKMKKWAFPTMLIKVIPIWVFSILIVGIYYFMHMIFRVPMPEGILNFILLTAVFVGSVSFLGVFISILIPDALKATQILMVIASPAFIISGFTWPLSAMPAFVQFIANIIPLTPFLQAFKILLIQKGSVELTYPYLQHLSILLVVYAIIGWIALKIKLWFIFKKAAPQQIEELEIEE; encoded by the coding sequence ATGAAAGAATTTTTCCGGCTTTTAAAACGTGAGTTCAAACTTTTTATAGGTAATTCTACCTTAAGGACCGTATTTTTTCTGGCCCCGGTATTTTATGCCACCCTGTTAGGATTCGTTTATAAAAGCGGAAAAGTTGAAAATACACCCGTATTGGTCATCGATAGGGATAACACCCCTTTGTCCAGCCAGCTCACTGATATGCTGGATGACAACAAAAGCATCCGGATTATAAAATACGTTCAGGAACCTTTGAGCATGAAAGATGAGGTGATCCGTCATGAAGCCGCCGCCGTAGTCGTTATTCCTTCCCGATTTGAAGCAGATATGCTTCAGAAAAAATACCCTGAACTCAATGTATATATCAATACCGGAAATGTTCTTACAGCAAATTTCGCTTCCAAAGCATTACAATTAACCATAGGAACATTCTCTGCCGGAGCCTCCATAAAAGCTTTACAGAAAGCCGGAATGCCTGCAACCAAAGCAGCAACCCAGTACGAACCTTTCAAAGCCAATTACATAACCCTTTTCAATACCACCGGAAATTACCTTATTTTCATGTGGCCTGCCATGCTGGCGGTTGTGCTTCAGCAGGTAATCCTCCTGGCCATGGCAGTAAGCTTTGCCGCCGAGTTTGAAAGAGGATCTTTTGTAAAAGAATACCTTAAAATGAAAAAATGGGCTTTCCCGACGATGCTTATTAAAGTAATCCCGATCTGGGTATTTTCCATTCTTATTGTAGGAATCTATTACTTTATGCATATGATATTCCGGGTTCCGATGCCGGAAGGAATACTGAACTTCATCCTTCTGACAGCTGTTTTTGTGGGTTCAGTATCCTTTTTAGGAGTGTTCATCAGTATCCTGATTCCGGACGCACTGAAAGCGACACAGATTCTGATGGTCATTGCTTCACCGGCATTCATTATCAGTGGATTTACTTGGCCATTAAGTGCGATGCCTGCTTTCGTACAATTTATTGCAAACATTATCCCGCTTACCCCTTTTCTTCAGGCGTTCAAAATCCTGTTGATCCAGAAAGGCTCCGTGGAGCTTACTTATCCTTACTTACAACATCTGAGCATTCTTCTTGTGGTATATGCCATTATAGGCTGGATTGCTTTGAAGATCAAACTATGGTTTATTTTTAAAAAGGCAGCCCCGCAGCAAATAGAAGAACTGGAAATTGAAGAGTAA
- a CDS encoding HlyD family secretion protein, translating to MHKNIPILFAALFLLGSCGEKKENLNDSEGKTKKDVISFAPKVTGRIVKIYVTEGQTVKKGDTLAQLDVPEVSAKIAQAQGAVNAATAQEQMAKNGATADQLRQLQAKYKGLKEQYEFAQKSFKRANNMFRDSLMSPQAHDEVYAKLQGAKAQYDAVVAELDDVKRGTRVEKVEMAAGQASQARGALQEANVAYSERYVIATNDMEIETISLNTGELATAGFALFNGYIPESTYFRFTVPESAIAKYKKGQEVNMQVVYNKENLAGNIVYIKQLTRYADITTAYPDYQLQDAVYEIKVKPKDMNKAKSILVNANVILK from the coding sequence ATGCATAAAAATATACCCATACTCTTTGCAGCTCTTTTTCTATTAGGGAGCTGTGGTGAAAAAAAAGAAAACCTTAATGATTCCGAAGGGAAAACCAAAAAGGACGTGATTTCCTTCGCTCCGAAAGTAACCGGAAGAATTGTGAAAATATACGTTACCGAAGGGCAGACTGTAAAAAAAGGGGATACCCTTGCGCAGCTGGATGTACCAGAAGTTTCTGCAAAAATAGCCCAGGCTCAGGGTGCTGTAAATGCAGCCACAGCCCAGGAACAAATGGCCAAAAACGGAGCTACGGCAGATCAGCTGAGACAGCTTCAGGCCAAATATAAAGGCTTAAAAGAGCAATATGAATTTGCCCAGAAATCTTTCAAAAGGGCTAATAATATGTTCCGCGACAGCTTAATGTCTCCACAGGCTCATGATGAAGTATACGCAAAACTTCAGGGCGCAAAAGCGCAGTATGATGCTGTAGTGGCAGAACTGGATGATGTGAAAAGAGGAACCCGTGTAGAAAAAGTGGAAATGGCAGCAGGACAGGCATCACAGGCCCGAGGAGCACTTCAGGAAGCCAATGTTGCTTATTCTGAAAGATATGTAATTGCCACTAATGACATGGAAATAGAAACCATCAGCCTGAATACGGGAGAACTGGCAACAGCGGGTTTTGCTTTATTTAACGGTTATATTCCTGAAAGTACCTATTTCAGATTTACCGTTCCCGAAAGTGCTATTGCAAAGTATAAAAAAGGACAGGAGGTCAATATGCAGGTCGTCTATAACAAAGAAAACCTGGCTGGAAATATTGTATACATCAAACAGCTGACAAGATATGCGGATATTACCACTGCCTATCCTGATTATCAGCTTCAGGATGCCGTATATGAGATCAAAGTAAAACCTAAAGATATGAATAAGGCTAAAAGTATTTTAGTCAATGCTAATGTTATTCTGAAATAA
- a CDS encoding TolC family protein: MKNNLLIFTFSFLAFPAFGWAQSAPDFKELLDSAMVRDSDLKMQITQNKLTDLDEHKLKDIFLPTLEVSGQVGYLNATTRLTSPEINLTPFINIPEGSFNNNLNISGFSGIAKAEAKMLLYSGGKVKYMKKAVEEKKISEDILLEKTKDDVVANISKAYDQLALIHQSKKVLDESKKRLDINRKTADKALGYGLITPYDHKKIELAQATLNAKMVEYEGKKELLLTQLYILTGINRDRLRMIVPVLSPVDLIAPEKGIEQRAEIRALDHGISAADYKIKAERTWMIPKVQLMASAYYIGLYGSRIKTSENIIPAIPEIGYGGAKLDWRPNNVNVLPLLTAGVGFKWEIFDGKEGKHAEETARIGKEILQNKKEDAVKKLTLNLANNQTNYDIATAQIELKAKQKELAKNALVQAEKEFRYGMSKSSQLIDAENDLEAAELEYQNAVFNQRRAGIELMRSTQELNIAKLY, translated from the coding sequence ATGAAAAACAATTTATTGATTTTTACGTTTAGTTTTCTGGCTTTCCCTGCTTTTGGCTGGGCACAGTCTGCTCCGGATTTTAAAGAGCTGCTGGATAGTGCTATGGTTCGCGATTCTGATCTCAAAATGCAGATTACCCAGAATAAACTCACCGATCTTGACGAACACAAGCTGAAAGACATTTTTCTGCCTACACTAGAAGTGAGCGGACAGGTCGGATATCTTAATGCAACCACAAGACTTACATCGCCGGAAATTAACCTCACGCCTTTCATCAATATCCCGGAAGGAAGCTTTAATAACAATCTCAACATATCCGGTTTCTCCGGAATCGCCAAAGCAGAGGCTAAAATGCTTCTTTACTCAGGCGGTAAGGTGAAATACATGAAAAAAGCGGTTGAGGAAAAGAAAATATCCGAAGATATTCTTTTGGAAAAGACGAAGGATGATGTGGTGGCTAATATTTCCAAAGCCTATGACCAGCTGGCATTGATTCATCAGTCTAAAAAAGTATTGGATGAAAGCAAAAAAAGGCTGGATATCAACAGGAAAACAGCAGATAAAGCTTTAGGGTACGGTCTCATTACCCCGTACGATCACAAGAAAATCGAACTCGCTCAGGCAACACTGAACGCTAAAATGGTAGAATATGAAGGGAAAAAAGAACTTCTTCTTACCCAGCTTTATATTCTTACCGGTATCAACAGAGACCGCCTAAGAATGATTGTTCCGGTACTTTCTCCGGTAGATCTTATAGCTCCTGAAAAAGGAATTGAACAGAGAGCTGAGATCAGAGCCCTCGATCACGGAATTAGCGCGGCAGATTACAAAATCAAAGCAGAAAGAACGTGGATGATTCCAAAAGTACAGCTGATGGCTTCGGCTTATTATATCGGGCTTTATGGAAGCAGAATCAAAACCTCTGAAAATATTATTCCTGCCATTCCGGAAATAGGGTATGGCGGAGCAAAACTGGACTGGAGACCCAATAACGTCAATGTTCTTCCGTTACTCACGGCAGGCGTAGGCTTTAAATGGGAAATTTTTGACGGAAAAGAAGGAAAACACGCAGAAGAAACCGCACGGATTGGGAAAGAAATTCTCCAGAACAAAAAAGAAGATGCCGTGAAAAAGTTAACCCTGAATCTGGCTAACAATCAAACCAATTATGATATAGCCACTGCACAGATCGAGCTAAAAGCGAAACAAAAAGAACTGGCTAAAAACGCACTGGTGCAGGCAGAAAAAGAATTCAGATACGGGATGAGCAAATCGTCCCAGCTGATTGATGCCGAAAATGATCTTGAAGCAGCAGAATTGGAATACCAAAACGCTGTTTTCAACCAGAGAAGAGCCGGAATTGAACTGATGAGATCTACTCAGGAACTGAATATAGCCAAACTTTATTAA
- the eco gene encoding serine protease inhibitor ecotin: MRFSKTLITGLVMLAGVNAFAQKKAEKFEKLEIQMFPKAKEGYKQVYIQLPVAKNEADLKVEFFVGAEKMLDCNKYFLMGNVKTQDLQGWGYNYYEVESNGETGGTLMACPDKKLTKKFVTLQPEVVRYNSKLPLVFYVPKDLEVRYRVLRPDAKMKTAVQK; the protein is encoded by the coding sequence ATGAGATTTTCAAAAACTTTAATTACAGGATTGGTAATGCTTGCAGGTGTAAATGCTTTCGCACAAAAGAAAGCTGAAAAGTTTGAGAAGCTGGAAATTCAAATGTTCCCAAAAGCTAAAGAAGGATACAAGCAGGTATACATTCAGCTGCCTGTTGCAAAAAATGAAGCGGATTTAAAAGTAGAATTCTTTGTAGGTGCTGAAAAAATGCTGGACTGTAACAAATATTTCCTGATGGGAAATGTGAAAACCCAGGATCTTCAGGGATGGGGCTACAACTATTATGAAGTAGAATCTAATGGAGAAACAGGCGGAACCTTAATGGCTTGCCCTGATAAGAAGCTGACGAAAAAATTCGTAACCCTTCAGCCGGAGGTTGTAAGATACAACAGCAAACTGCCGTTAGTATTCTACGTACCAAAAGATTTAGAAGTACGTTACAGAGTTTTACGCCCTGATGCCAAAATGAAAACAGCCGTTCAGAAATAA